One Paenibacillus sp. FSL H7-0737 DNA segment encodes these proteins:
- a CDS encoding response regulator, producing the protein MLKLLIVDDERIERSALRMIIERFLPEIRVVGEAENGRVAVELAEQLRPDVITMDIKMPGIDGTEAVSLIHNRFPAIRFIMMSAFDTFEYARKVMRYGVREYLLKPYRKDQIVEVIRTMSHEIAREKEDKQRTNELESKFKETLSLVESEWVSAILMDRIQEVQVRDWSHTLGVPESSGFAIVFVMSTKEKAWSVQERREIYSWLRHQCKISCFSLVGPMTGARIPVFMFPDAKSRLPIQHIHNTKDFVSNLAKFASRRFRSLQLSVGIGGLAASTDQLIGSYHEALLSASALNEGESSQTQEEWLSNSGMREAERRLLRSLGSGQFREMEEDFEFWVAELRLFCSDEIQDIKSGLHRLFTLADETLRESGLEPLPQLSFGEVEQVELLVEQAHSRLFLQARMLKHWYDNNSASAIRRAQTFISDHYRRELSLEETAEHVGLNPNYFSKIFSDRCGITFIDYLTGLRINKAKELLADPAQVLKEISIRIGYRDPNYFSRVFKKTTGMSPTEFRQSIGRL; encoded by the coding sequence ATGCTTAAGCTCCTGATTGTGGATGATGAACGTATTGAACGTAGTGCTCTCCGGATGATCATCGAGCGGTTTCTACCAGAGATTCGAGTAGTTGGTGAAGCCGAAAATGGTAGGGTAGCTGTAGAGCTCGCCGAACAACTACGGCCTGATGTCATCACTATGGATATCAAAATGCCGGGAATTGATGGAACGGAAGCTGTGTCCTTGATCCATAATAGGTTTCCAGCGATTCGTTTTATTATGATGTCTGCGTTCGATACGTTTGAATATGCACGTAAAGTCATGCGTTATGGTGTGAGGGAGTATTTGCTCAAGCCATATCGGAAGGATCAGATCGTGGAGGTCATCCGCACGATGTCCCATGAGATTGCACGAGAAAAAGAGGATAAACAAAGAACTAATGAGCTGGAGTCCAAATTTAAAGAGACATTATCACTAGTAGAGTCCGAATGGGTTAGTGCTATTTTGATGGATCGAATACAGGAAGTGCAGGTTAGAGATTGGAGCCATACCCTTGGTGTACCAGAATCTTCAGGATTCGCTATCGTATTTGTGATGTCAACGAAGGAGAAGGCATGGAGTGTTCAGGAACGAAGGGAGATATATTCTTGGCTTAGGCATCAGTGTAAGATTAGTTGCTTTTCTCTTGTAGGTCCGATGACAGGAGCTCGTATCCCGGTCTTCATGTTTCCGGATGCGAAATCCCGTTTGCCAATACAGCATATTCATAATACTAAGGATTTTGTGTCCAATCTGGCTAAATTTGCTTCCCGGCGTTTCCGTTCATTGCAGCTGTCTGTTGGAATCGGAGGTTTAGCAGCTTCTACTGATCAGTTGATAGGCTCTTATCACGAAGCGCTGTTATCAGCCAGTGCTCTTAATGAGGGGGAAAGCTCACAAACACAAGAGGAATGGCTCTCAAATTCTGGTATGAGAGAGGCGGAACGAAGATTGCTTCGTTCTTTAGGTAGTGGACAGTTCCGAGAGATGGAGGAAGATTTCGAGTTTTGGGTAGCGGAACTTCGTCTCTTCTGTAGTGACGAGATCCAGGATATAAAGAGCGGACTACACCGATTATTTACTTTGGCTGATGAGACGCTTAGGGAGAGCGGGCTTGAGCCTTTGCCGCAGCTTAGCTTCGGAGAGGTGGAACAGGTAGAGCTGCTGGTAGAGCAAGCCCATTCAAGACTTTTTCTTCAGGCCCGAATGTTGAAGCATTGGTACGATAACAATTCGGCTAGCGCGATTCGTCGGGCTCAGACGTTTATTTCCGACCATTACAGGCGGGAGCTATCGCTTGAGGAGACGGCTGAACATGTAGGGCTGAACCCAAACTATTTTAGCAAAATATTTAGTGATCGCTGCGGCATAACCTTTATTGATTATTTAACTGGCCTGCGAATCAATAAAGCCAAGGAGCTTCTAGCCGATCCTGCGCAAGTGCTGAAAGAGATCAGTATAAGAATTGGATACCGTGATCCTAACTATTTCAGCAGAGTATTCAAAAAGACAACAGGAATGTCACCGACGGAATTTCGGCAATCCATTGGCAGACTGTAA
- a CDS encoding sensor histidine kinase, with product MIRIKSKLMIFFSAFIVLLSSVFVFLYIDNINMARTYDQVLHRFFLLNELYQDATDVNDAMNRYVLRNRSGDETLKQYETAIMKLNNKQDLLVNILQNDHNQLLVDNYSNMIDSYMTESRQSLIAFDLGNQDAYYAHLKQSGEITRYIQETTLTIINSELTDYRNVFELISRKNENFRYLGVFVFSSVAILCMIFAYWFSNGITKPIQQLTAAANRISRGNFEGEVTVNTRDEMRFLATTFNNMRSNIRDLVVEIKQKSELDQLVKKMELKSLQNQINPHFLFNTLNMVSKMAYVESAERTSELVDSVSTLLRYNLKKMNYIVQLRDEVNIVKEYLFIQRMRFDDRVAFTDDIEERALDCLLPPLTLQPFIENAFTHGVESYEQGGKLHLAIYESGNDVIVEVQDNGVGIDPETIARLSGDIPFSEHTPIDSEKEREPVGSADSNSNGIAIRNVQRRLQLFYQRNDVIEIMSEQGKGTTIKLRLTRVNNSKEEILHA from the coding sequence ATGATTCGTATTAAAAGCAAGCTGATGATCTTTTTTAGTGCTTTTATAGTACTACTTAGTAGTGTTTTCGTCTTTCTTTACATAGATAATATCAATATGGCAAGGACATACGATCAAGTTCTGCACCGATTTTTTCTGCTTAATGAGCTATACCAGGATGCCACTGATGTTAATGATGCTATGAACCGGTATGTGCTCCGGAATCGAAGCGGCGATGAGACCCTGAAGCAGTATGAAACTGCCATTATGAAGCTTAATAACAAACAGGATTTACTAGTAAATATTCTACAAAATGATCATAATCAACTGCTCGTTGATAACTATAGCAATATGATAGACAGCTACATGACAGAGAGCCGGCAAAGCCTTATAGCTTTTGATCTAGGCAACCAGGATGCTTACTACGCACACTTAAAACAATCGGGTGAGATTACCCGATATATTCAAGAGACCACATTGACGATTATTAATAGCGAACTGACGGATTACCGGAATGTGTTTGAGCTGATTAGTCGAAAGAATGAGAACTTTAGATATTTAGGTGTTTTTGTTTTTAGTTCGGTAGCCATTTTGTGTATGATTTTTGCATATTGGTTCTCCAATGGAATTACGAAGCCCATACAGCAATTGACGGCTGCGGCGAATCGGATATCTCGCGGGAATTTCGAGGGGGAGGTTACGGTGAATACGCGTGATGAAATGCGCTTTCTCGCAACAACCTTTAATAATATGCGCTCTAACATCCGCGATCTCGTGGTTGAAATCAAACAGAAATCGGAACTCGATCAATTGGTTAAGAAAATGGAGCTGAAAAGTCTGCAAAATCAGATCAATCCACATTTCCTATTTAATACACTGAACATGGTTTCTAAAATGGCTTATGTCGAGAGCGCAGAAAGAACAAGCGAGTTGGTGGATTCCGTTTCGACCTTGCTGCGTTACAATCTGAAGAAGATGAATTATATTGTTCAGCTGCGTGATGAAGTGAATATTGTTAAAGAGTATTTGTTTATTCAAAGGATGCGTTTTGATGATAGAGTTGCGTTTACGGATGACATTGAGGAGCGAGCCTTGGATTGCTTGTTACCACCACTGACTTTGCAGCCCTTTATTGAGAACGCTTTCACCCATGGTGTGGAATCCTATGAACAGGGTGGGAAACTGCATCTGGCCATTTACGAGAGTGGTAATGATGTCATCGTAGAGGTACAGGATAATGGCGTTGGAATAGACCCGGAAACGATTGCTCGCTTGAGCGGAGATATTCCTTTTTCCGAACATACGCCCATAGATTCAGAGAAAGAAAGGGAGCCTGTGGGGAGCGCTGATTCGAACTCCAATGGAATTGCAATTCGAAATGTACAACGACGGCTGCAGCTTTTCTATCAAAGGAACGATGTAATCGAGATTATGTCCGAGCAGGGAAAGGGAACGACCATCAAACTGAGGCTAACGCGTGTGAATAATAGCAAGGAGGAGATCCTGCATGCTTAA
- a CDS encoding ABC transporter substrate-binding protein, whose product MKRSLISLVSNTLIVSLLLSSCMNLREKDLSAFFPDEEAMRSSEPVNNIQEAITRSEAESDHPQLEIFSWWTGAGEEAGLKALIKVFKEKYPGIYVFNAAVEGGAGGNAKEVLERRMKEGEPPDTFQGRNMLWAAEGRVEPLNDLYEEEGWYTVFPPEIIDMLSLGDDIYYVPLNIHRQNVLWYNKSIFADNNLQVPSTFDEFFKVADQLQRKGITPLAFGNKEPWMVSALYTNVMLGTLGAEDYKKLSKGEINTDDPHVKEGMERFAKMLTYVNADHAERNWQEAAKLVAEGEAAMNIMGDWVNGFFTHDLKLKDGVQFGWNASPGTEGIFRFQLDAFGLSRGAEDRESVRDWLRVLGSAEGQNAFNPLKGSIPARQDVSISNYDSYSRQAMEAFRNSAKNKVLVSDSRLPASLEAEAFKKAKELQSNP is encoded by the coding sequence ATGAAAAGGTCGCTGATTAGTCTGGTATCCAACACGCTCATTGTCAGCTTGCTTTTATCCTCATGTATGAACTTAAGAGAAAAAGATTTGTCTGCATTTTTTCCTGATGAGGAGGCCATGCGATCTAGTGAACCGGTTAACAACATTCAGGAGGCAATAACGAGAAGCGAGGCGGAGTCGGATCATCCGCAGTTGGAAATCTTTAGCTGGTGGACAGGGGCCGGGGAAGAAGCAGGGTTAAAAGCTTTGATCAAGGTATTCAAAGAAAAGTATCCCGGCATTTATGTCTTTAATGCTGCCGTTGAAGGTGGTGCAGGGGGAAATGCCAAGGAAGTACTTGAACGGCGAATGAAGGAGGGGGAACCGCCGGATACCTTTCAGGGAAGGAATATGCTCTGGGCAGCTGAAGGGCGGGTAGAGCCGTTAAATGATCTGTACGAAGAAGAAGGCTGGTATACAGTATTTCCTCCAGAGATCATCGATATGCTTAGTCTTGGGGATGACATTTATTATGTTCCACTTAACATTCACCGTCAAAATGTGCTCTGGTACAATAAATCCATCTTCGCTGATAACAACCTTCAGGTTCCATCGACATTCGATGAGTTTTTTAAGGTGGCTGATCAATTACAAAGAAAAGGCATCACACCGCTGGCTTTTGGAAACAAGGAACCGTGGATGGTTAGCGCTCTTTACACGAATGTCATGCTCGGAACACTGGGGGCCGAGGATTATAAAAAGCTAAGTAAAGGAGAAATCAATACTGACGATCCTCATGTAAAAGAAGGGATGGAGCGGTTCGCAAAGATGTTGACCTATGTGAATGCTGATCATGCTGAACGAAACTGGCAGGAAGCGGCTAAGCTCGTTGCTGAGGGAGAAGCGGCAATGAACATTATGGGTGATTGGGTGAATGGTTTTTTCACACATGATCTGAAGCTGAAGGACGGTGTGCAGTTTGGCTGGAACGCTTCACCAGGTACAGAAGGGATATTTAGATTCCAATTGGATGCTTTTGGATTGTCACGCGGTGCTGAGGATCGAGAGTCAGTTCGTGATTGGTTAAGGGTACTCGGATCTGCCGAAGGTCAGAATGCCTTTAATCCGCTTAAAGGTTCGATTCCAGCTAGGCAGGACGTTTCGATTTCGAATTATGACAGCTATAGCCGACAGGCCATGGAGGCATTCCGAAACAGTGCAAAGAACAAGGTGCTAGTATCTGATAGTAGGCTGCCCGCTTCTTTAGAAGCTGAAGCTTTTAAGAAAGCAAAGGAACTACAGTCTAATCCATAA
- a CDS encoding peptidoglycan D,D-transpeptidase FtsI family protein yields the protein MRNNKHRRVFSGLLILSAAVAVLILRLAWVQLIMKEQTVPGTKYTLAKMAEIQSERETVLDSGRGRLYDRKNQPLAGETIWTAAFFPQEEMAKKSVTKVVYEEAKPMHRLAEILGVSYEQLLNKRSSLKEPLLWPSSVGKGPLALSQAQAEEVSALGIDGVGVLPFARRYDGISSGRQWLGYLSEATMHAGAKASPTGLRVPMTGTDGLEKTLEPLLQGVGHTEAYVQVDARGNRLPGSPIQVKAPGNPYFPLSLYTTIDKKLQEGIEELALKSGMKEGAIVVLDTGSGDIEAMVSLPFYNPEKISPQGGEWNNRALQAAVPGSIFKIVTAAAALEAGVTSADELFYCSGQFEKYGLSCLTGKGHGPLTLAQGFAVSCNTVFAALAERLSGIQLQSTALALGLGRDISWQAEKTLGFPLLKPLSGEQKGTIFTTLLPDDKGARVQTAIGQRDVQVTPLQAANLIVTLLHGGEVRAPRILQRITFANGQKLEELPGHLSPSSAGRISESTARQLLSMMRKVVTEGTGTRLQSTHWPVAGKSGTAQTLVKGVARNNQWFIGYGPVDHPKYAVSVAVENVAPDSPHLAIKLFGQIFDLLSSSTEA from the coding sequence TTGCGTAATAACAAACATCGGCGTGTATTCAGCGGTCTTCTTATTTTATCTGCGGCTGTAGCCGTGTTGATCCTTAGGCTGGCATGGGTTCAGCTAATTATGAAGGAACAGACGGTTCCTGGAACAAAATATACACTTGCGAAGATGGCGGAAATTCAAAGTGAACGGGAGACTGTACTGGACAGCGGTCGGGGACGTCTGTATGACCGCAAGAATCAGCCTCTTGCGGGGGAAACCATTTGGACGGCGGCTTTTTTTCCACAAGAGGAGATGGCTAAGAAATCTGTGACGAAGGTTGTTTACGAAGAAGCTAAACCCATGCACCGACTGGCGGAGATTCTGGGTGTCAGCTATGAACAACTGCTGAATAAGCGGTCGTCACTTAAAGAACCATTGCTATGGCCATCTTCAGTGGGAAAAGGACCACTCGCGTTGTCTCAGGCACAGGCAGAAGAAGTGAGTGCACTGGGGATCGACGGAGTAGGCGTGCTCCCTTTCGCACGCAGATATGATGGGATCTCTTCAGGTCGGCAATGGCTAGGCTATTTATCGGAAGCTACTATGCATGCTGGAGCTAAAGCTTCTCCTACGGGTCTTAGAGTTCCTATGACGGGAACGGACGGTTTAGAGAAGACATTAGAGCCTTTGCTTCAAGGGGTAGGACACACGGAAGCATATGTTCAAGTGGATGCGCGTGGGAATCGCCTTCCAGGCAGTCCCATTCAAGTTAAAGCTCCGGGCAATCCTTATTTCCCTCTGTCTTTATATACAACGATTGATAAGAAGCTTCAGGAGGGAATTGAGGAGCTTGCGCTCAAATCCGGAATGAAGGAAGGAGCCATAGTGGTGTTAGATACCGGGTCGGGAGATATTGAAGCCATGGTATCTTTACCCTTCTATAATCCAGAGAAGATATCTCCGCAAGGCGGGGAGTGGAACAATCGGGCACTCCAGGCTGCCGTTCCTGGATCGATCTTCAAAATCGTTACAGCCGCCGCGGCCTTAGAAGCGGGTGTAACCTCCGCTGATGAGCTTTTTTATTGTTCCGGGCAATTTGAGAAATATGGATTGTCTTGTCTGACAGGAAAAGGACACGGACCCCTTACGCTGGCGCAAGGATTCGCCGTGTCCTGTAATACTGTATTTGCTGCTCTGGCAGAGCGCTTAAGCGGTATCCAGCTTCAATCAACTGCACTGGCGCTAGGACTCGGTAGAGATATCAGCTGGCAAGCCGAGAAGACGCTTGGGTTTCCACTTCTAAAACCACTTTCCGGAGAGCAAAAGGGAACCATCTTTACTACCTTACTGCCGGATGACAAGGGAGCCAGAGTACAGACTGCAATTGGACAGCGGGATGTACAAGTCACACCCTTACAAGCAGCTAATCTTATTGTAACGCTACTGCATGGAGGTGAAGTAAGGGCACCAAGGATTCTGCAGCGAATCACATTTGCGAACGGGCAGAAGCTGGAGGAGCTGCCGGGACATCTGTCCCCTTCCTCAGCAGGGAGGATTTCTGAGTCTACAGCCCGCCAGTTACTGTCCATGATGCGCAAAGTTGTAACGGAAGGAACGGGAACCCGTCTACAAAGCACACACTGGCCTGTTGCAGGTAAATCTGGGACGGCACAGACGCTGGTTAAGGGCGTAGCACGCAACAATCAATGGTTTATCGGCTACGGTCCGGTGGATCACCCAAAATATGCTGTATCAGTTGCAGTAGAGAATGTCGCTCCGGATAGTCCGCATCTCGCCATTAAGCTATTCGGTCAGATATTTGATTTATTATCGTCTTCTACAGAAGCTTGA
- a CDS encoding AI-2E family transporter, whose product MLPLYKKYWRTFFDIGLIVLTVYLVMFAFSKLYQLAAPVFLSFFVFLLIEPLARFLNRRGLAKPFASAISVLLFLIVLLGTLFGAGLLVTIQALHFQDNLPKYTYVVQQHFVESTTYLQQKIESLPPDITDKVNGYFKDATNVLTGWLVTFLKYMVGVLGSFSSFMANFGIAIILAFFLSMEIKDWRKIAHDKMPKTFKTAYAFLQGNVFKAIGSYLKAQLILISITFVIVLVGLFILRTGNEITMALICAVFDVLPLLGVTTILVPWIIYLFIVGNTSLAIGLIVLLAIVLIVRQLLEPKITGNSIGVSSAFLMLSFVILSTSAFGMAGLILSPILLILIKELIQQGYLQSWIYLPQEEFIVSPFAANGPSSKSKATATPPEPQASVEDDNKSNI is encoded by the coding sequence ATGCTGCCGTTATACAAAAAATATTGGCGCACGTTCTTCGACATTGGATTAATTGTCCTCACGGTCTATCTGGTTATGTTCGCCTTCAGTAAATTGTATCAGTTAGCTGCCCCTGTATTCCTATCTTTTTTTGTATTTTTGCTTATTGAACCGCTTGCCCGTTTCTTGAACCGACGGGGGCTTGCCAAACCATTCGCTTCAGCGATCTCAGTGCTTCTGTTCCTAATCGTTCTTCTGGGTACGTTATTTGGCGCTGGGTTATTGGTCACCATCCAAGCGCTTCACTTTCAAGATAATCTTCCTAAGTATACATATGTGGTGCAACAACATTTCGTGGAGTCCACAACCTACCTTCAGCAAAAAATCGAAAGCTTGCCGCCGGATATTACCGATAAAGTAAATGGCTACTTTAAAGATGCCACGAATGTTCTTACTGGATGGCTTGTTACTTTTCTAAAATATATGGTCGGTGTGCTCGGATCCTTCTCCTCCTTCATGGCCAATTTTGGGATCGCCATTATTTTAGCATTTTTCCTTAGTATGGAGATTAAAGATTGGCGCAAGATTGCCCATGACAAAATGCCAAAAACATTTAAAACTGCTTACGCTTTTTTGCAGGGCAACGTCTTTAAAGCCATCGGCTCTTATTTAAAAGCCCAGCTTATTCTGATCAGCATTACCTTTGTTATCGTACTGGTTGGCTTATTCATACTAAGGACCGGTAACGAAATCACTATGGCGCTTATCTGTGCTGTATTTGATGTCTTGCCGCTCCTTGGTGTAACGACGATTTTAGTCCCTTGGATCATCTATCTGTTCATTGTTGGCAATACCTCATTAGCAATCGGTTTAATCGTACTCCTGGCGATTGTATTGATTGTAAGACAGCTGCTTGAACCGAAGATTACCGGGAATTCGATTGGCGTATCGTCTGCTTTTCTGATGCTGTCCTTCGTCATTCTGTCCACATCCGCTTTCGGTATGGCCGGTCTGATCCTGTCGCCGATTCTGCTTATTCTGATCAAAGAACTAATTCAACAAGGATATCTTCAGAGCTGGATCTATTTGCCTCAAGAAGAGTTTATCGTTTCGCCCTTTGCTGCAAATGGCCCTTCATCTAAGAGCAAGGCCACTGCTACTCCTCCGGAGCCTCAAGCTTCTGTAGAAGACGATAATAAATCAAATATCTGA